One window of Candidatus Mycobacterium wuenschmannii genomic DNA carries:
- a CDS encoding CATRA system-associated protein, which yields MAAGLPAELVEETALTLSSVSQVTLPPEHWPAVERTLAATNLAVDTNDADALRAALDELQRFGLTPRYREDFPITGASPVADAPLPAPPPIHGAPPPMAPARPAGAGRIWLGAGLAAVVVLVTIAVLGLLSSTEHSSAPHPQSTSSSHTGATSPTGPTSASPIETPTQPTSSGGTSVAVGLLAAAAVVLAVVVIVVRRRSQRHHPPPAHFVDAGGPVAWPVRPATTFAPNELVELANRTVDRLVDKGGTR from the coding sequence ATGGCTGCAGGCTTGCCGGCCGAACTGGTCGAGGAGACCGCGTTGACGCTCAGCAGCGTCAGTCAGGTCACGCTGCCGCCCGAGCATTGGCCGGCCGTGGAACGGACCCTCGCCGCCACGAACCTTGCCGTGGACACCAACGACGCCGATGCCCTGCGTGCGGCGCTGGACGAATTGCAGCGCTTCGGCCTGACGCCGCGCTACCGCGAGGACTTCCCCATAACGGGCGCCTCGCCGGTTGCTGACGCGCCACTGCCCGCCCCGCCGCCGATTCACGGCGCCCCGCCACCGATGGCCCCCGCCCGACCCGCCGGAGCCGGCCGGATATGGCTGGGCGCAGGTCTAGCGGCCGTCGTCGTGCTGGTGACGATCGCTGTCCTGGGCCTGCTGAGCTCCACAGAGCACAGCAGCGCTCCGCACCCGCAGTCCACGTCGTCGTCCCACACGGGAGCGACGTCGCCGACTGGCCCGACGTCGGCGAGTCCGATCGAGACGCCGACCCAACCGACCAGCAGTGGCGGGACTTCCGTCGCGGTCGGTCTGCTCGCGGCTGCTGCGGTGGTGCTCGCCGTTGTCGTCATCGTGGTGCGTCGGCGATCCCAGCGACACCATCCGCCGCCGGCGCATTTCGTCGATGCGGGCGGACCAGTCGCATGGCCGGTCCGACCCGCGACCACCTTTGCGCCCAATGAGCTGGTGGAGCTTGCCAATCGCACCGTCGACCGGCTCGTTGACAAGGGCGGAACACGGTGA
- a CDS encoding CATRA conflict system CASPASE/TPR repeat-associated protein → MAITDQALHVLVFARLKPETGYRAEGLTAAWAAAGQVRISQPLDTGVPIDLPDELPDGDVFFRVVAGKAGVEGSDSAIAFVAHDVVGIVVRLSASGNDGWAELSESWRAAFDPGSFGDLMGVVEVFLGAADQLAADRPEAVASALGDEVGLESSALVEPGITLWTKEFGWGSRVVGLAATAAIATAESWCSISGTREDAGQLVRYFMHASKLRYEASVFKQDIDELRRQERALDDGLAELFALHQRFEAAGAGADELIDAQSRLGRAQGDAAGLLISITHLRDLRQTVEIAAHNLRANEPAQIESTAIAQSFFAREQKLAEWLDGQAGHEIAYLQSCRERVGEAQKLTELRLQQLSAANARTANWLSVLQTSLLAAPLGALSVATTLGTHITAPVTVRVAVMALVGSMTLLAPLLAFRWIHGYRWPEIGGVAVIGGCIGWVIAVAVSAAAPLTIVVAAAVLGATLLGAIAVLVNGRSSRISSTA, encoded by the coding sequence GTGGCGATCACCGATCAGGCACTGCATGTGTTGGTATTCGCCCGACTCAAACCCGAAACCGGTTATCGCGCAGAGGGTCTGACGGCCGCCTGGGCGGCTGCGGGGCAGGTCCGTATCTCGCAGCCGCTCGATACGGGCGTACCGATCGACCTGCCTGACGAGCTACCGGACGGCGACGTGTTCTTCCGCGTCGTTGCCGGCAAGGCCGGGGTCGAGGGCTCTGACAGCGCAATCGCCTTCGTCGCCCATGACGTGGTGGGAATCGTCGTCCGATTGAGTGCGAGTGGCAACGACGGCTGGGCCGAGCTGTCCGAAAGCTGGCGTGCCGCATTTGATCCCGGATCCTTCGGCGACTTGATGGGTGTCGTCGAGGTATTCCTCGGCGCCGCAGACCAATTGGCGGCAGACCGGCCGGAGGCGGTCGCGTCTGCGCTGGGCGACGAGGTGGGACTGGAGTCTTCCGCCCTGGTCGAGCCGGGAATCACGTTGTGGACCAAGGAGTTCGGCTGGGGATCGCGGGTGGTGGGACTCGCGGCCACCGCCGCCATTGCCACCGCCGAGTCGTGGTGCTCGATCAGCGGCACCCGTGAGGACGCCGGGCAGTTGGTGCGTTATTTCATGCACGCCAGCAAGCTTCGCTACGAGGCGAGCGTGTTCAAGCAGGACATCGACGAGTTGCGCCGACAGGAGCGCGCACTGGACGACGGCCTCGCCGAATTGTTCGCGCTGCACCAACGATTCGAGGCCGCCGGTGCGGGGGCCGACGAACTGATCGACGCGCAGAGTCGGCTGGGTCGTGCGCAGGGCGATGCGGCCGGGCTGCTGATTTCGATCACCCACCTGCGCGATTTGCGCCAGACCGTGGAGATCGCCGCGCACAACCTGCGCGCCAACGAGCCCGCCCAGATCGAGTCGACGGCGATCGCGCAGTCGTTCTTCGCCCGAGAACAGAAACTCGCCGAATGGCTCGACGGCCAGGCGGGTCACGAGATCGCGTATCTGCAGTCGTGTCGTGAACGGGTGGGCGAGGCGCAGAAGCTCACCGAGTTGCGCCTACAGCAGCTGTCGGCAGCGAACGCTCGAACGGCCAACTGGCTCAGCGTGTTACAGACCAGCCTGCTGGCCGCTCCGCTCGGCGCGCTGAGCGTGGCGACGACCCTGGGCACCCACATCACCGCGCCCGTGACCGTACGGGTGGCGGTGATGGCGCTGGTGGGGTCGATGACTTTACTGGCGCCGCTGCTCGCCTTCCGCTGGATTCACGGCTACCGCTGGCCGGAGATCGGCGGCGTCGCGGTGATCGGTGGCTGCATCGGCTGGGTTATCGCCGTCGCCGTATCGGCGGCGGCGCCGTTGACGATCGTCGTCGCCGCGGCGGTGCTCGGCGCGACGCTGTTGGGCGCGATCGCCGTTTTGGTGAACGGTCGTAGCAGTAGGATTTCGTCAACGGCCTGA
- a CDS encoding NAD-dependent epimerase/dehydratase family protein, which yields MRGSKILITGPTGQVAVPIAKALAADNEVWGIARFTNAAAREDLEGAGVRCETVNLAAGEFGDLPTDFDYVLNLAVAKSGDWDKDLGANAESVGLLMAHCRGAQAFLHCSSAAVYDPPGDEPRTERAALGDNHKPLFPTYSISKIAGEVVARTMARALGVPTVIARLNVPYGDNGGWPFYHMEMMLAGIPIPVPAGDAASYNPIHEDDIIATIPKLLAAASVPATTVNWCGDQTVSLQDWCRYLGSLVGKDPVFEESPQALRGNPTDVSRMHELVGAGTVDWQEGLRRMAAKFHPELVG from the coding sequence ATGCGCGGCAGCAAGATCCTGATCACCGGCCCCACTGGACAGGTTGCCGTTCCCATCGCCAAGGCGTTGGCGGCCGACAACGAGGTGTGGGGCATCGCCCGGTTCACCAACGCCGCGGCTCGCGAGGATCTCGAGGGCGCGGGCGTCCGGTGTGAGACGGTCAACCTTGCCGCCGGTGAGTTCGGTGATTTGCCAACCGATTTCGACTACGTGCTCAACCTGGCCGTCGCGAAGAGCGGCGACTGGGACAAGGACCTCGGCGCCAACGCCGAATCGGTCGGCCTGCTGATGGCGCACTGCCGCGGTGCGCAAGCGTTCCTGCACTGCTCGTCGGCCGCCGTTTACGACCCCCCGGGCGATGAGCCGCGCACCGAGCGGGCGGCGTTGGGAGACAACCACAAGCCACTGTTTCCGACCTACTCCATCTCGAAGATCGCCGGAGAGGTGGTCGCCCGGACCATGGCCCGGGCGCTCGGGGTGCCGACGGTCATCGCCCGGCTGAACGTGCCCTATGGCGACAACGGCGGCTGGCCGTTCTATCACATGGAGATGATGCTGGCCGGCATCCCGATCCCGGTGCCCGCCGGAGATGCGGCCAGTTACAACCCCATTCACGAGGACGACATCATCGCGACGATTCCGAAGCTGCTCGCCGCGGCGTCGGTGCCGGCGACGACGGTCAACTGGTGTGGCGACCAAACGGTCAGCCTGCAGGACTGGTGTCGCTACCTCGGTTCTCTAGTCGGCAAGGACCCGGTGTTCGAGGAAAGCCCACAAGCGTTGCGCGGCAACCCCACCGACGTGTCGCGGATGCACGAACTGGTCGGTGCCGGCACCGTCGACTGGCAGGAGGGACTCCGCCGCATGGCGGCGAAGTTCCATCCCGAGCTGGTTGGCTAG
- the aceA gene encoding isocitrate lyase ICL2 — MSTIEADAATHTFESDVAETQAYMDSARFDGITRLYSARQVAEQRGTIPSDYIVAREAAEAFYPRLRELFAQKKSITTFGPYSPGQAVTMKRMGIEGIYLGGWATSAKGSISEDPGPDLASYPLSQVPDEAAGLVRALLTADRNQQYLRLRMSDEQRERTPAVDYRPFIIADADTGHGGDPHVRNLVKRFVEAGVPGYHIEDQRPGTKKCGHQGGKVLVPSDEQIKRLNTARFQLDIMRVPGIIVARTDAEAANLLDSRADERDQPFLLGTTNLKIPSYKSCFLAMVRRFYESGFTELNGHLLYALPDEQYAAADAWLERNGVVELIANAAASPDHAQKSIDAVFDEIESKFVDAWQLDAGLMTYGEAVAELLEFNANDGESSDMSADEWRAFAQRAPMYTAQQKAKELGLNVAWDCELAKTPEGYYQIRGGIPYAIAKSLAAAPFADLLWMETKTADLVDAREFAEAIHAEYPDQMLAYNLSPSFNWDTTGMTDDEMRAFPEELGKMGFVFNFITYGGHQIDGVASEEFATSLRQEGMLALARLQRKMRLVESPYRTPQTLVGGPRSDAALAASSGRTATTKAMGEGSTQHQHLVQTEVPKKLLEEWLALWGDHYKIGETLTVRLRPRRAGSDVLDLGIYGDNADEPLANVVVDPIKDRHGRNILTVRDQNTFAEKMRQKRLMDVIHLWLIHRFKPEIVYYVTPTEDNIYQTEKMKSHGIFSNVYQEVGEIIVADVNQPRIDELLASDREALKKLIAKQD; from the coding sequence ATGAGCACCATCGAGGCGGATGCAGCGACGCACACCTTCGAGAGCGACGTGGCCGAGACGCAGGCCTACATGGACAGCGCCCGCTTCGACGGCATCACCCGCCTGTATTCCGCCCGCCAGGTTGCCGAGCAGCGCGGCACGATTCCGTCGGACTACATCGTCGCCCGCGAAGCCGCCGAGGCGTTCTATCCCCGACTCCGCGAATTGTTCGCCCAGAAGAAGAGCATCACCACCTTCGGCCCGTATTCGCCCGGGCAGGCGGTGACGATGAAGCGGATGGGGATAGAAGGCATCTATCTCGGCGGTTGGGCCACCTCGGCCAAGGGCTCGATCAGCGAAGACCCCGGGCCCGACCTGGCCAGCTACCCCCTGTCCCAGGTGCCGGACGAGGCCGCCGGCCTGGTGCGGGCGCTGCTGACCGCCGACCGCAACCAGCAGTACCTGCGGTTACGGATGAGCGATGAGCAGCGCGAGCGGACACCGGCGGTCGACTACCGACCGTTCATCATCGCCGACGCCGACACCGGTCACGGTGGTGATCCGCACGTCCGCAACCTGGTCAAACGCTTCGTCGAGGCCGGCGTTCCGGGCTATCACATCGAGGACCAGCGTCCGGGCACCAAGAAGTGCGGCCACCAGGGCGGCAAGGTGCTGGTGCCGTCGGACGAGCAGATTAAGCGACTCAACACCGCGCGCTTCCAGCTCGACATCATGCGGGTGCCGGGCATTATCGTGGCCCGCACCGACGCCGAAGCCGCCAATCTGCTCGACAGCCGCGCCGACGAACGCGACCAACCGTTCCTGCTGGGGACGACGAATCTCAAGATCCCGTCGTACAAGTCGTGCTTCCTGGCGATGGTGCGACGCTTCTACGAGTCTGGGTTCACCGAGCTCAACGGGCATCTGCTCTACGCCCTGCCGGACGAGCAATACGCCGCCGCCGACGCCTGGCTGGAGCGCAACGGTGTCGTGGAGCTGATCGCGAACGCCGCGGCGTCGCCGGACCACGCGCAGAAGTCGATCGACGCCGTGTTCGACGAGATCGAGTCGAAGTTCGTCGACGCTTGGCAGCTCGACGCCGGCTTGATGACCTACGGCGAGGCCGTCGCCGAGTTGCTCGAATTCAACGCCAACGACGGCGAATCCAGCGATATGAGCGCCGACGAGTGGCGGGCGTTCGCCCAACGGGCCCCGATGTACACCGCCCAGCAGAAGGCAAAGGAGCTCGGCCTGAACGTCGCGTGGGACTGCGAGCTGGCCAAGACCCCGGAGGGTTACTACCAGATCCGTGGCGGCATCCCCTATGCGATCGCCAAATCCCTTGCCGCAGCGCCGTTTGCGGACCTGCTCTGGATGGAAACCAAGACGGCGGACCTGGTCGACGCCCGCGAGTTCGCCGAAGCCATCCACGCCGAGTACCCGGACCAGATGCTGGCCTACAACCTGTCCCCGTCGTTCAACTGGGACACCACCGGCATGACCGACGACGAAATGCGGGCGTTCCCTGAGGAACTCGGCAAGATGGGCTTCGTTTTCAACTTCATCACCTACGGCGGCCACCAGATCGACGGTGTGGCCTCCGAGGAGTTCGCGACGTCCCTGCGGCAGGAGGGCATGCTCGCGCTGGCTCGTCTGCAACGCAAGATGCGGCTGGTCGAATCCCCTTACCGCACACCGCAAACGCTGGTCGGCGGGCCGCGCAGCGACGCCGCGCTGGCCGCGTCGTCCGGTCGCACCGCCACGACTAAGGCGATGGGTGAGGGATCGACCCAGCATCAGCACCTGGTGCAGACCGAGGTGCCGAAGAAGCTGCTGGAAGAGTGGCTGGCGCTGTGGGGCGACCACTACAAGATCGGCGAGACGCTGACCGTGCGGCTGCGCCCCCGGCGCGCCGGCTCGGACGTGCTGGACCTGGGCATCTACGGTGACAACGCCGACGAGCCGCTGGCCAACGTGGTCGTCGACCCGATCAAGGACCGGCACGGGCGCAACATCCTCACGGTGCGCGACCAGAACACGTTCGCCGAGAAGATGCGGCAGAAGCGGCTGATGGACGTCATCCACCTGTGGCTGATCCACCGGTTCAAGCCGGAGATCGTCTACTACGTGACGCCGACCGAGGACAACATCTACCAGACCGAAAAGATGAAGTCGCACGGCATTTTCAGCAACGTGTACCAGGAGGTCGGCGAGATCATCGTCGCCGATGTGAACCAGCCACGGATCGACGAGCTGCTGGCATCTGATCGCGAAGCGCTGAAAAAGCTGATCGCCAAGCAGGACTAG
- a CDS encoding alpha/beta fold hydrolase produces MSSLRTARAQQSLPVALPPSRTVPVRSADGTRLHTEVFGPEDGYPIVLAHGITCAIRVWAYQIADLAQDYRVIAFDHRGHGRSERPRRGGYSLNHLAADIDAVLDATVKPGERAVVAGHSMGGMAVAAWSDHYRHRVQARADAVALINTTTGDLLREVRLLSVPPPLAAARIFGGRTLINAFGSFTVPPGVGRLSREMVAMLAVGADADRAVGSLIYELFSATSPAGRGGCGKALASAMGRRHIDLSGLTVPTLVIGSQRDRLTPMVQSRRIAAAAPNLAGLVELPGGHCSMLERPMEVNRELRALAASTAGSRRISS; encoded by the coding sequence ATGAGTTCTCTGCGAACGGCCCGCGCGCAGCAGTCCCTGCCCGTGGCTTTGCCGCCTAGTCGCACCGTGCCCGTGCGATCCGCGGACGGAACCCGGTTGCACACCGAAGTTTTCGGTCCCGAGGACGGTTATCCGATCGTGCTCGCGCACGGCATCACCTGCGCAATTCGCGTGTGGGCCTACCAAATTGCCGATCTGGCCCAGGATTACCGCGTGATCGCGTTCGACCACCGCGGACATGGCCGTAGCGAACGGCCGCGCCGGGGTGGATACAGCCTCAATCACCTGGCCGCCGACATCGACGCGGTTCTCGACGCCACGGTGAAGCCGGGAGAGCGCGCCGTCGTCGCCGGGCATTCGATGGGCGGCATGGCGGTCGCCGCCTGGTCCGACCACTACCGCCACCGAGTGCAGGCACGCGCAGATGCCGTCGCGCTGATCAACACCACGACCGGTGACCTCCTGCGCGAGGTGCGACTGCTGTCGGTGCCCCCGCCGCTGGCGGCGGCGCGGATCTTCGGTGGGCGCACATTGATCAACGCGTTCGGTTCGTTCACGGTCCCGCCAGGGGTCGGGCGGCTCAGCCGTGAAATGGTGGCGATGCTCGCGGTCGGCGCGGACGCGGACCGCGCCGTGGGCTCGTTGATCTACGAATTGTTCAGTGCCACTTCGCCTGCGGGCCGTGGCGGTTGCGGCAAGGCGCTCGCCAGCGCGATGGGACGACGGCACATCGATCTCAGCGGTCTGACCGTGCCGACCCTGGTGATCGGCAGCCAGCGGGACCGCCTGACGCCGATGGTTCAATCGCGCCGGATCGCCGCTGCGGCACCGAATTTAGCCGGCCTGGTGGAATTGCCGGGCGGTCACTGCTCGATGCTGGAGCGGCCGATGGAGGTCAACCGCGAACTGCGCGCACTGGCCGCATCGACCGCCGGTAGCAGGCGCATCAGCTCATAG